A part of Amyelois transitella isolate CPQ chromosome 12, ilAmyTran1.1, whole genome shotgun sequence genomic DNA contains:
- the LOC106136354 gene encoding epsin-2, with the protein MPRGRDEMQVNVSGLRRNIKNLAHNYSDAQVKVREATSNDPWGPSSTLMAEIADLTYNVMAFTEIMQMIWKRLNDHGKNWRHVYKALVLMEYLIKTGSEKVAMQCKENIYAIHTLKDFQYMEEGKDQGLNVREKAKQLVNLLKDEERLKNERARALKAKQRFAQSASAFGSDGALDTPSSPTYPALNSAEPAEWAGGREAELARPLTAGEEELQLQLALAMSREEAEREERRRRSDDVRLQLAISQSQNDFQTTGTVPEKKPEQQSHLLDLLDVNLSPAAAPVDAWGNNAARQETSSDAWSGVGSPAPDPWAPAAALDPWAPLAQSKSQASISSPSSGELEQFDALSQRPRAVAANNNSEPDPFDLTTLGDNLTSKSPPPSTGAIKKSPSAFLGENSSLVNLERLLHSPPAPNPFAAEPPRQMFVPPQPARLTINELKQQQMGLTGVNFPPSTSPAFSTASVTGNGQHTAGAAEPWAAARASPWSPQHTPNPFLS; encoded by the exons ATGCCCCGCGGCCGGGACGAAATGCAAGTGAACGTGTCGGGATTGCGGCGAAACATCAAGAACCTCGCGCACAACTACTCAGATGCCcag GTCAAAGTGCGCGAGGCGACCTCCAACGACCCATGGGGCCCGTCCAGCACCCTCATGGCGGAGATTGCCGACCTCACCTACAACGTGATGGCGTTCACGGAGATCATGCAGATGATATGGAAGCGGCTGAACGACCACGGCAAGAACTGGAGGCACGTGTACAAAGCACTGGTGCTGATGGAGTATCTGATCAAGACTGGCAGCGAGAAGGTCGCGATGCAGTGCAAGGAGAATATTTACGCGATACACACGCTCAAGGACTTTCAGTACATGGAGGAGGGGAAGGACCAGG GTCTAAACGTGAGAGAAAAGGCGAAGCAACTAGTAAATCTATTAAAAGACGAAGAACGCTTGAAGAACGAGCGTGCGCGTGCGCTGAAAGCGAAACAGCGCTTCGCTCAGAGCGCCAGCGCTTTCGGTAGCGACGGCGCGCTGGATACGCCATCAAGTCCTACTTATCCCGCG CTGAACAGCGCCGAGCCGGCGGAGTGGGCGGGCGGGCGGGAGGCGGAGCTGGCGCGGCCGCTGACGGCGGGCGAGGAGGAGCTGCAGCTGCAGCTGGCGCTGGCCATGTCGCGCGAGGAGGCCGAGCGCGAGGAGCGGCGGCGGCGCTCCGACGACGTGCGGCTCCAGCTGGCCATCAGCCAGTCGCAGAACGACTTCCA GACCACAGGCACAGTGCCGGAGAAGAAGCCTGAACAGCAGTCTCATCTCCTGGACCTGCTGGATGTGAACCTGTCTCCGGCCGCGGCTCCCGTCGACGCCTGGGGCAACAACGCCGCGAGACAG GAGACGTCATCGGACGCGTGGTCGGGTGTGGGGAGCCCCGCGCCCGACCCCTGGGCCCCCGCTGCCGCGCTCGATCCCTGGGCGCCGCTCGCGCAG AGTAAATCGCAAGCGTCAATATCATCGCCGTCGTCGGGCGAGCTGGAGCAGTTCGATGCGCTGTCGCAGCGGCCGCGCGCTGTCGCAGCCAACAACAACTCTGAACCTGACCCCTTTGACCTGACCACGCTCG GCGATAACCTAACCTCAAAATCACCGCCGCCCAGCACCGGAGCCATAAAGAAGTCCCCATCAGCTTTCCTCGGGGAGAACTCCTCGCTGGTGAACCTGGAGCGGCTGCTGCATTCTCCACCAGCTCCCAACCCGTTCGCAGCGGAGCCCCCTCGTCAGATGTTTGTGCCGCCGCAGCCG GCGCGGCTCACTATCAATGAGCTGAAACAACAACAAATGGGTCTAACCGGTGTTAATTTCCCGCCTTCTACGTCGCCGGCGTTCTCCACGGCCAGTGTCACCGGCAACGGGCAGCACAC AGCCGGCGCGGCGGAGCCgtgggcggcggcgcgcgcgtcGCCGTGGTCGCCGCAGCACACGCCCAACCCCTTCCTGTCCTAG